The genomic interval ATGCTCATGGGCACAGAACGGGAAGGACTGATGGTCGATACAGCATGCTTATAGATCACCTGCTGTCTTCCCTCTGATTCAATCATAATTACAAAACTATCATATCCGCGAATGATACCTCTGATTTGGAATCCATTCATCAAAAAAACCGTTACATCAATCTTTTCTTTGCGCAGCGTATTTAAAAATACATCCTGCAAATTAACTGCTTTTGTCATACTATCGTATCCTCCATTCTCAGGTGTCTTACTGTCCTCGCAAGAACCTCTTCTCCTTACAGATTGTGCTGGCCTGATTTTGTCTCTTATTTTTATCCATTTCAGGCTCAAACTCTTTGTTATTTTACCGTATTTTGTCGATAAATTCAAGCCTTTTTATCTCTGTTTTAAGGTAACCGCTGTGCCTGAGGCTGTGACCATCAGCATACCATTGTTGCTTCCCAGCACCTCGTAATCTATATCAATTCCGACCACGGCATCAGCGCCCTGCTCCATCGCCCTCTGCTGCAGCTCTGTCATGGCCTGTGATCTTGCTTTTAGCAGCTCCTCTTCATAGGACCCGGAGCGACCGCCAAAGAAATTGCTGAGCCCGGCTGCAAAATCGCGCACAAAATCCACACCGGCAATGACCTCACCAAATACAATACCTCTGTACTCTTTAATCTCATACCCCTCTACCGAAGGTGTCGTCGTCATGATCATCTGGTTTTCTCCTCTTCAACCCATAATATTTTTTTATCAGCATCTAAACATGCAGCCGCTCCCAGCGGAAGCGACAGGGTCGGCAGGCAGTGTCCGCATGGATAATGCATGATTGCCGGCTTATCCTTCGGCAATAGACCATCAAATATCTGATTAAGCGATAAAGATGCCTCTGGATCTGATGCCTCGCAATCCGTATATGCTCCTAATATGATACCGGCACATTCTTCAAACTTTCCTGCCAGCCGCAGGTGATTGATCATGCCATCAATCCGATAGGGGGCCTCATGCACATCTTCCAAAAACAAAAGCTTTCCTTTTGTATCGATCTCATACGGCGTCCCAAGCGACGATGAAACCAAGGATAGATTTCCTCCGCAGAGAATTCCTTCCGCCTTTCCTCCTCTTAGCGTCTGCACACCTTCTGCCGGAAGGCTTCCGCTGAGTCCTCCAAACATTGCCTTTTTTAAATAGATCCCGGTATATTCATCCAATCCCTTGATCATCTCTGTCGAGGGCATGGGTGTATGATAGGTCACCAAATGACTGTATTGATTGAGCGCAATATGCAGGGCCGTTATATCACTGTAGCCGCCAAGCCATTTGGGATGCTTGCTGATCCGCGAGAAATCCAGCCGGTCTAGAATTCGCTGTA from Lachnospiraceae bacterium carries:
- a CDS encoding LD-carboxypeptidase, yielding MITPKPLFKGARIAVIAPASPVPKEKEADITASELALKDYGLVPVLYPSCFARNGYLAGSDAQRADDIMKAFEDETIDGIFCIRGGYGVQRILDRLDFSRISKHPKWLGGYSDITALHIALNQYSHLVTYHTPMPSTEMIKGLDEYTGIYLKKAMFGGLSGSLPAEGVQTLRGGKAEGILCGGNLSLVSSSLGTPYEIDTKGKLLFLEDVHEAPYRIDGMINHLRLAGKFEECAGIILGAYTDCEASDPEASLSLNQIFDGLLPKDKPAIMHYPCGHCLPTLSLPLGAAACLDADKKILWVEEEKTR
- a CDS encoding putative heavy metal-binding protein, translating into MIMTTTPSVEGYEIKEYRGIVFGEVIAGVDFVRDFAAGLSNFFGGRSGSYEEELLKARSQAMTELQQRAMEQGADAVVGIDIDYEVLGSNNGMLMVTASGTAVTLKQR
- the hfq gene encoding RNA chaperone Hfq; this translates as MTKAVNLQDVFLNTLRKEKIDVTVFLMNGFQIRGIIRGYDSFVIMIESEGRQQVIYKHAVSTISPSRSVPMSMLKEEPQGGDQE